One Synechococcus sp. JA-2-3B'a(2-13) genomic window carries:
- a CDS encoding anti-sigma factor family protein codes for MVRGNPNPDPRDPQQELPVVDERFEQLSAYLDGELSSQEARQVEDWLASDPQARQLYSQLAALQAGLANLKAPTLNSTQTELLISRVFAELDRRPVLDLGWRQRKGTPWGRVAAAVVALAGAGWVGWRWSHPQPLVSLEDPPVRVAIVPASARVAQRYLFEAGQKQDAYSILFEAMPDRGSRSANGTGAVRINGTESLVGWE; via the coding sequence ATGGTTCGCGGCAACCCCAACCCCGACCCCAGGGATCCCCAGCAAGAGCTGCCGGTGGTGGATGAGCGTTTTGAACAGTTGAGCGCCTACTTGGATGGGGAATTGTCGTCTCAAGAGGCGCGGCAGGTGGAAGATTGGCTGGCCAGCGATCCTCAGGCGCGGCAACTGTACAGCCAACTGGCAGCTCTGCAGGCCGGTTTGGCCAATCTCAAGGCCCCAACCTTGAACTCCACCCAGACGGAGCTGTTGATTAGCCGTGTGTTCGCTGAGCTGGATCGGAGGCCGGTGCTCGACCTGGGCTGGCGGCAACGTAAGGGCACCCCTTGGGGACGGGTGGCAGCGGCTGTAGTGGCCTTGGCAGGGGCGGGCTGGGTGGGATGGCGTTGGTCTCATCCCCAGCCTTTGGTATCGCTGGAAGATCCGCCGGTGCGCGTGGCCATCGTGCCTGCCTCTGCTCGTGTTGCCCAACGCTATCTTTTCGAGGCGGGGCAAAAACAAGATGCCTACTCGATTTTGTTTGAGGCAATGCCCGACCGTGGATCTCGCTCCGCCAACGGGACCGGAGCCGTTCGCATCAACGGGACGGAGTCCTTGGTGGGCTGGGAATGA
- a CDS encoding DUF3181 family protein has protein sequence MAKVPSNPDIEQLAAAIGKEVYIDVARWHLYLRDAHLHTLLAERLAPQVMAGKVDEDAVTEILQGIPVKVGGGRKELPLADLLPMQSLLNLLDVLEEFSRKWAQ, from the coding sequence ATGGCCAAAGTGCCCAGTAACCCAGACATTGAGCAATTAGCTGCTGCCATTGGTAAAGAAGTTTACATCGATGTGGCCCGCTGGCATCTTTACCTGCGCGATGCCCACCTGCATACTCTTTTGGCGGAGCGACTGGCACCCCAGGTGATGGCAGGCAAGGTGGATGAGGACGCCGTCACAGAGATCTTGCAAGGGATCCCGGTGAAAGTGGGGGGTGGGCGCAAAGAATTGCCCCTGGCCGATCTCCTGCCGATGCAAAGCCTGCTTAACCTGCTGGACGTGCTGGAGGAGTTCAGCCGCAAATGGGCCCAATAG